A genomic segment from Halomonas sp. TA22 encodes:
- a CDS encoding FKBP-type peptidyl-prolyl cis-trans isomerase → MKTLVTAAAFGTLLVSAPFALAAPESEQGKLSYSLGVTLGQSLAQDVSDLDIEAFTQAIEDVYADGELAMSEQEMAEALTRFQQQAMAEREAASQHIASANLAEGEAFLAENAERDEVEVTESGLQYEVLESGDGASPGPQDSVEVHYEGMLLDGTVFDSSYQRGEPVSFRVNQVIEGWQEALQLMSVGDAWMIYLPSDIAYGPAGTGGPIGPNETLIFKVELLDIED, encoded by the coding sequence ATGAAAACACTGGTGACCGCAGCGGCATTCGGCACTCTCCTGGTTTCCGCCCCCTTTGCGCTGGCCGCGCCGGAAAGCGAGCAGGGCAAGCTCAGCTACAGCCTGGGGGTGACCCTTGGCCAGAGCCTGGCACAGGATGTCAGCGATCTGGATATCGAGGCCTTCACCCAGGCGATCGAGGATGTCTACGCCGACGGCGAGCTGGCCATGAGCGAGCAGGAGATGGCGGAAGCGCTGACCCGTTTCCAGCAACAGGCGATGGCCGAACGAGAAGCCGCCTCCCAGCATATCGCTTCAGCCAACCTCGCGGAGGGTGAGGCGTTCCTTGCCGAGAATGCCGAGCGCGACGAGGTCGAAGTAACCGAATCGGGCCTGCAGTACGAAGTGCTGGAATCGGGTGACGGCGCAAGCCCCGGCCCGCAGGACAGCGTCGAGGTGCACTACGAGGGCATGCTCCTCGACGGCACCGTGTTCGACAGCTCCTACCAGCGTGGCGAACCGGTCAGCTTCCGGGTCAACCAGGTGATCGAAGGCTGGCAGGAGGCACTGCAGCTGATGAGCGTCGGCGATGCCTGGATGATCTATCTGCCCTCCGATATCGCCTACGGCCCGGCAGGTACCGGCGGCCCCATTGGCCCCAACGAAACGCTGATCTTCAAGGTAGAGTTGCTCGACATTGAAGACTAA
- the trmB gene encoding tRNA (guanosine(46)-N7)-methyltransferase TrmB — protein sequence MTDSRNDTPDQQAPLASEEAPLHRRGIKSYVLRAGRMTVAQTRGLEEVWPRMGLTLAAGRQDLDGLFGRQAPRVVEVGFGMGASLIEQAERHPERDFIGIEVHAPGVGKLLDEADKRGLSNLHVYREDALRVLDECIPEASLDTLQLFFPDPWPKKKHQKRRILQPAFAELVRTRLKPGGLFHMATDWEHYAEQMAETMAAAPGYRNLASAQTAPFVPRPDFRPLTKFEARGERLGHGVWDLIFARSE from the coding sequence ATGACTGATTCACGCAACGACACCCCGGACCAACAGGCACCTTTGGCAAGCGAGGAAGCGCCCCTGCATCGACGCGGCATCAAGAGCTATGTACTGCGCGCCGGACGCATGACGGTGGCTCAGACCCGCGGCTTGGAGGAGGTGTGGCCACGCATGGGCCTGACCCTGGCGGCGGGCCGTCAGGATCTCGATGGCCTGTTCGGTCGCCAGGCACCGCGTGTAGTGGAGGTCGGTTTCGGCATGGGCGCCTCGCTGATCGAGCAGGCCGAGCGCCATCCGGAGCGGGACTTCATCGGTATCGAGGTTCACGCGCCAGGGGTCGGCAAGCTGCTCGACGAGGCCGACAAGCGTGGCCTTTCCAACCTGCACGTCTATCGTGAGGATGCGCTGCGCGTCCTTGATGAGTGCATCCCCGAGGCGAGCCTCGATACCCTGCAGCTCTTCTTTCCGGATCCGTGGCCGAAGAAGAAACACCAGAAGCGTCGCATCCTGCAACCGGCCTTCGCCGAGCTGGTGCGAACCCGCCTCAAGCCCGGTGGGCTGTTCCACATGGCCACCGACTGGGAGCACTACGCCGAGCAGATGGCCGAGACCATGGCCGCCGCCCCGGGGTATCGCAACCTGGCCTCGGCGCAGACGGCACCCTTCGTGCCGCGCCCGGATTTTCGTCCCCTGACAAAATTCGAGGCTCGCGGCGAGCGGCTTGGGCATGGTGTGTGGGATCTGATCTTCGCCCGCAGCGAGTAG
- a CDS encoding SCO family protein, with amino-acid sequence MMGQKRWLGLGAVLVVGIAIALWSLMQQRTGASNGEPRGGDIALASTQGNFSLAQLEEDQLAVLFFGYTYCPDVCPMTLAVVRQAMQRMESELTERVVPLLVTVDPARDSLERLEEYVGFFGESFIGLRGSEAQLEDVTERYGVFWRKVDMQDSAMEYTVDHSSSMYLVDRHGTIRQRVLYSPTPHALITALEHELEAG; translated from the coding sequence ATGATGGGACAGAAACGCTGGCTGGGGCTGGGAGCGGTACTGGTGGTGGGCATTGCCATCGCGTTATGGAGTTTGATGCAGCAGCGGACAGGCGCCAGTAATGGAGAGCCGCGTGGGGGCGACATTGCGCTTGCCTCCACTCAGGGTAACTTCTCCCTGGCGCAGCTCGAGGAGGATCAACTCGCGGTGCTGTTCTTTGGCTACACCTACTGCCCGGACGTCTGTCCGATGACCCTGGCGGTGGTGCGTCAGGCAATGCAGCGCATGGAGAGCGAACTCACCGAGCGGGTCGTGCCGCTGCTTGTGACTGTCGACCCTGCACGCGACAGCCTGGAGCGGCTGGAGGAGTATGTGGGCTTCTTCGGCGAATCGTTCATCGGTCTACGCGGCAGCGAGGCGCAGCTCGAAGATGTGACCGAGCGCTACGGCGTCTTCTGGCGCAAGGTCGACATGCAGGACTCCGCCATGGAGTACACCGTCGATCATAGCTCGTCGATGTATCTGGTCGACCGGCACGGCACGATCCGTCAACGAGTCCTCTACTCGCCCACGCCCCATGCGCTGATCACGGCGCTGGAGCATGAACTCGAGGCAGGGTGA
- a CDS encoding AEC family transporter, with the protein MNGVASALGPLFLLILLGAALGWRRLPSGDFWPQLERLIYYLLFPAMLVANLAEADVTQVPIARVALALLGAMLLFGILLWSLRTRLGLEAAAFTSVFQGALRFNTYVGVAGASALHGSAGATVAAVAVALMVPVVNVLCVISFIAAGTLGPSSLGKSLLALVRNPLIVGCLIGIALNVSGIGLPGWSASSVALLGSAALPLGLVAVGVALKPSALLCLDLGVWVTNAIKLVLMPALVLIIALTLGLDPISRDVALLFAALPTATSAYILARQMGGDAELMAALITGQTLLAMVSLPLWLKLVS; encoded by the coding sequence ATGAATGGTGTGGCAAGTGCGCTGGGACCGCTGTTTCTACTGATCCTGCTGGGTGCCGCCTTAGGCTGGCGGCGGCTACCCAGTGGCGACTTCTGGCCGCAGCTCGAACGGCTTATCTACTATCTGCTGTTTCCCGCCATGCTGGTTGCCAACCTGGCCGAGGCCGATGTCACCCAGGTGCCCATCGCGCGCGTCGCCCTCGCCCTGCTTGGCGCCATGCTGCTGTTTGGCATCCTGCTGTGGTCGCTTCGCACGCGGCTAGGCCTGGAGGCCGCAGCATTCACGTCGGTATTTCAGGGCGCCCTGCGTTTCAATACCTACGTCGGCGTGGCCGGCGCCAGTGCGCTGCATGGCAGTGCCGGTGCCACGGTCGCAGCGGTTGCCGTGGCGCTGATGGTGCCGGTGGTCAATGTGCTGTGCGTGATCAGTTTTATCGCTGCCGGTACGCTGGGCCCCTCGAGCCTGGGCAAGAGCCTGCTGGCACTGGTGAGAAATCCACTGATCGTTGGCTGCCTGATCGGTATCGCGCTCAACGTGAGCGGCATCGGCCTGCCCGGCTGGAGCGCCAGCAGCGTCGCTCTGCTCGGCAGCGCCGCGCTGCCGCTGGGTCTGGTGGCGGTGGGAGTGGCACTAAAACCAAGCGCCCTGTTGTGCCTGGACCTCGGCGTCTGGGTGACCAATGCCATCAAGCTGGTGCTGATGCCGGCCCTGGTGCTGATCATTGCGCTGACCCTGGGACTCGACCCGATCAGCCGCGATGTGGCGCTGCTGTTTGCCGCCCTACCCACAGCAACATCGGCCTATATTCTTGCACGCCAGATGGGCGGCGACGCCGAATTGATGGCCGCGCTGATCACCGGCCAGACACTGCTGGCGATGGTGAGCCTGCCGCTATGGCTAAAACTGGTGAGTTAA
- a CDS encoding thiazole synthase, giving the protein MSDFLQDLPLRVAGRDFTSRLLVGTGKYRDFDETAKAIEASGAEIVTFAVRRTNLGQNADEPNLLDVISPERFTLLPNTAGCYTAKDAVRTCKLARELLDGHRLVKLEVLGDDHTLYPNVVETLKAAEELIDDGFDVMVYTSDDPIVARELERLGCCAIMPLGSLIGSGHGIQNPHNIRLIVEQAQVPVLVDAGIGTASDAAMAMELGCEGVLMNSAIAHARQPVLMAAAMKKAVEAGRDAFLAGRMPRRQSAEPSSPFAGRINA; this is encoded by the coding sequence ATGTCTGACTTTCTACAGGACCTGCCATTGCGGGTGGCGGGTCGCGACTTTACGTCGCGCCTGCTGGTCGGTACCGGCAAGTATCGCGATTTCGACGAGACGGCAAAGGCCATCGAGGCCAGCGGTGCCGAGATCGTCACCTTCGCCGTGCGACGCACCAACCTGGGACAGAATGCCGACGAGCCCAACCTGCTCGACGTGATCTCCCCCGAGCGCTTCACACTGCTGCCCAATACCGCCGGCTGTTATACGGCCAAGGATGCGGTGCGCACCTGCAAGCTGGCCCGCGAGCTGCTCGATGGGCATCGGCTGGTCAAGCTCGAGGTGCTGGGCGACGACCATACGCTCTACCCCAACGTGGTCGAGACGCTGAAGGCCGCCGAGGAGTTGATCGACGACGGCTTCGACGTGATGGTCTACACCAGCGACGATCCGATCGTGGCCCGCGAACTCGAGCGCCTGGGCTGCTGCGCGATCATGCCGCTGGGCTCATTGATTGGCTCCGGCCACGGCATCCAGAATCCGCACAACATTCGCCTGATCGTCGAGCAGGCCCAGGTGCCGGTACTGGTCGATGCCGGTATCGGTACCGCCTCGGATGCCGCCATGGCCATGGAGCTCGGCTGCGAGGGCGTGCTGATGAACTCGGCAATCGCCCACGCGCGCCAGCCGGTACTGATGGCGGCTGCCATGAAGAAGGCCGTCGAAGCCGGGCGTGACGCCTTCCTGGCCGGGCGCATGCCGCGACGCCAGAGTGCCGAGCCCTCCTCACCCTTTGCCGGCCGCATCAACGCCTGA
- the thiS gene encoding sulfur carrier protein ThiS: MQIQLNGEVRELDGEVTLLELIESLDLAGRRIAVEVNEEIVPRSQHVSQRLAEGDRVEIVHAIGGG; the protein is encoded by the coding sequence ATGCAGATCCAGCTCAACGGCGAGGTGAGGGAGCTCGACGGCGAGGTGACGCTCCTCGAGCTCATCGAGTCCCTCGATCTTGCCGGTCGACGCATCGCCGTCGAGGTCAACGAAGAGATCGTGCCACGCAGCCAGCACGTCAGCCAGCGGCTGGCCGAGGGCGACCGCGTGGAAATCGTACACGCCATCGGCGGCGGTTGA
- a CDS encoding PHB depolymerase family esterase translates to MARTTAMLLALGLGGTAVAQEAPDLPSLAIDRDAISVMGVSSGGYMATQLATAFPERFSGLAAFAAGPWGCAQGSLRLALGQCMGTRLGLPSVPELLNRHDRYLAEGLVGNRDDLARQRVYLWHGQADEVVAPELGELLAEQYREWLASPEQLRVEHTSDVAHGWPVGGTGLTHITDLADCQRGGSPHLLACDLDGAGKALNWLYGDLDAPEPASEASLKSFDQSAFHTGRAFDEQGYLYVPQACETGESCGLVVALHGCNMSHEQIDTSFVRHSGLNEWAESNRLVVLYPQAAPSLPNPQACWDWWGFEESTWQPSPTHDTRQGRQVNAIAAMVEELIKPDDAPRE, encoded by the coding sequence ATGGCGCGCACCACCGCCATGCTGCTTGCGCTCGGCCTTGGCGGCACGGCAGTGGCCCAAGAGGCGCCCGACCTGCCGTCACTCGCTATCGATCGCGATGCCATCAGCGTGATGGGGGTCTCCTCGGGGGGGTACATGGCGACCCAGCTTGCCACCGCCTTTCCCGAGCGCTTCAGCGGGCTTGCGGCATTTGCCGCGGGCCCTTGGGGTTGCGCACAAGGCAGCCTGCGCCTAGCGCTCGGTCAGTGCATGGGGACGCGCCTGGGGCTACCCAGCGTACCCGAGCTCTTGAATCGCCACGACCGCTACCTGGCCGAGGGGCTGGTGGGCAATCGCGATGATCTGGCCCGTCAGCGCGTCTATCTTTGGCACGGCCAAGCCGATGAGGTGGTAGCGCCCGAGCTTGGCGAGCTGCTGGCGGAGCAGTATCGGGAGTGGCTGGCAAGCCCCGAACAGTTACGCGTCGAGCACACATCGGATGTGGCGCATGGCTGGCCAGTGGGCGGCACGGGGCTTACCCATATCACCGATCTGGCCGACTGCCAGCGGGGGGGCAGCCCTCACTTGCTGGCCTGCGATCTCGATGGCGCCGGCAAGGCCTTGAACTGGCTATATGGTGATCTCGACGCTCCCGAGCCAGCCTCGGAGGCTAGCCTCAAGTCGTTCGACCAGAGCGCCTTCCATACAGGGCGAGCCTTCGATGAGCAGGGCTATCTCTATGTTCCCCAGGCATGCGAAACGGGGGAGTCTTGCGGGCTGGTGGTCGCGCTGCATGGCTGCAACATGAGCCATGAGCAGATCGACACGAGCTTCGTGCGTCACAGCGGCCTCAACGAGTGGGCCGAGAGCAACCGGCTGGTGGTACTCTACCCCCAGGCGGCGCCGAGCCTGCCCAACCCACAGGCCTGCTGGGACTGGTGGGGCTTCGAGGAGAGTACCTGGCAGCCGAGCCCGACCCACGACACCCGCCAGGGGCGTCAGGTCAACGCCATCGCGGCCATGGTCGAGGAACTGATCAAGCCGGATGATGCGCCGCGCGAGTGA
- a CDS encoding DUF423 domain-containing protein: MRDRVWWVVMAISGATAVMAGAFGAHGLQGQLTPRLLAAFETGVQYQFWHTLAILAVLAWRSRTPLAGQRLVLSLWALGIVLFSGSLYLLALAGTRGIAMITPLGGVSFIAGWLTLAWCAWRGQSESGSA, from the coding sequence ATGCGCGACAGGGTCTGGTGGGTAGTGATGGCAATCAGCGGCGCCACGGCAGTGATGGCCGGCGCCTTCGGCGCCCATGGGCTGCAGGGCCAGCTGACGCCGCGCCTGCTGGCCGCCTTCGAGACCGGTGTGCAGTATCAGTTCTGGCACACCCTGGCGATACTCGCTGTGCTTGCCTGGCGATCCCGCACACCGCTCGCCGGCCAGCGCCTGGTGCTGTCGCTATGGGCGCTGGGCATCGTGCTCTTCTCGGGCTCGCTCTATCTGCTGGCGCTCGCCGGTACTCGCGGCATCGCCATGATCACCCCGCTGGGAGGCGTATCCTTCATCGCGGGGTGGTTGACGCTGGCCTGGTGCGCCTGGCGGGGTCAGTCGGAGTCGGGCAGCGCGTAG